Proteins encoded in a region of the Vitis riparia cultivar Riparia Gloire de Montpellier isolate 1030 chromosome 7, EGFV_Vit.rip_1.0, whole genome shotgun sequence genome:
- the LOC117917439 gene encoding dihydroneopterin aldolase 2-like has translation METSLGGAMVDSGEIMKGDKLILRGLRFHGFHGVKPEERKLGQKFLVDVDAWMDLRAAGRSDCLSDTISYTDIYRIVKEIVEGPPQNLLESVAQLIASTTLTKHSRISAIRVKVGKPHVAVQGPVDYLGVEILRYRSVDAQI, from the exons ATGGAAACATCCCTTGGTG GAGCAATGGTGGACAGTGGAGAGATAATGAAGGGAGACAAACTCATATTAAGGGGCTTGAGGTTCCATGGATTTCATGGGGTGAAGCCAGAAGAGAGGAAGCTAGGTCAGAAGTTCTTGGTAGACGTTGATGCTTGGATGGATCTCCGAGCAGCTGGTAGATCAGACTGCTTGTCAGATACAATCAGCTATACAGATATTTATCG CATTGTTAAGGAAATTGTGGAGGGACCACCTCAAAATCTTCTAGAGTCAGTGGCTCAACTCATTGCCTCTACCACTCTAACCAAACACTCACGCATATCTGCCATCCGTGTGAAAGTTGGAAAGCCTCATGTTGCTGTCCAAGGCCCTGTTGATTATCTGGGCGTCGAGATTTTGAGATATAGAAGTGTTGATGCACAAATTTGA